One genomic segment of Ctenopharyngodon idella isolate HZGC_01 chromosome 7, HZGC01, whole genome shotgun sequence includes these proteins:
- the alpk3b gene encoding alpha-protein kinase 3 isoform X6 — protein MSKRDCGVYRCTITNDYGKDSTEYLLSAEFLSNMFLREELQEVGEEIEMTPLIFSKGLADAGCWGSKFYGRVTTEEAQVGMGCEHKTRRLKVIYGLDPVFESGSSCFMKVRSPIAYESREETVLAERNLQITKQECRIQNMAREYFKIFAAETRVIESFGAALEVIPLYFLYWPGSSVPYATVEAELKGVYMRYCGLDRTGSLVLNEKLEVGQKCSSLQHWIHQWTNGNVLFSRLDGVDTILTNIGIAIRSKGYQGFPCEANPKVFEQFHIQHQCNYFCGLLNLKPLKAPETLQSPNRSKGTSSPLLQRRTAPSSSSPQTSRKATKSPKVSRKLDPQNST, from the exons ATGTCCAAAAGAGACTGTGGTGTTTACAGATGCACAATTACCAATGACTATGGCAAAGATTCCACAGAGTATCTTCTCAGTGCAGAGT TTCTTTCCAATATGTTTCTGCGTGAGGAGCTCCAGGAAG TTGGGGAGGAGATTGAGATGACTCCTCTGATCTTTAGTAAAGGTCTTGCTGATGCAGGCTGCTGGGGCTCAAAGTTCTACGGCCGTGTCACAACAGAAGAAGCTCAGGTCGGAATGGGATGTGAGCACAAAACCAGACGGCTGAAGGTGATCTACGGGTTAGATCCTGTGTTTGAGTCGGGCAGCTCATGCTTTATGAAAGTGCGGAGCCCTATTGCATATGAGAGCAGAGAGGAGACGGTTTTGGCTGAAAGGAATCTCCAAATCACAAAACAG GAATGTAGAATTCAGAACATGGCCAGAGAGTACTTCAAGATCTTTGCTGCAGAGACAAGAGTGATAGAGAGCTTTGGTGCAGCACTGGA GGTAATCCCTCTATACTTCCTGTACTGGCCAGGAAGCAGTGTTCCTTATGCAACAGTGGAGGCAGAGCTTAAGGGTGTCTATATGCGGTATTGTGGATTGGATCGTACTGGGTCACTGGTATTAAACGAGAAATTAGAGGTGGGACAAAAATGTTcttctctccagcactggatCCACCAGTGGACCAATGGAAATGTGCTGTTTTCCAGACTTGATG gagTTGATACAATACTAACAAATATCGGAATAGCAATCAGGTCAAAGGG GTATCAGGGGTTTCCCTGTGAAGCTAATCCGAAGGTTTTTGAGCAGTTTCACATTCAGCATCAGTGTAATTACTTTTGTGGTCTCTTAAACCTCAAACCTCTCAAAGCCCCAGAAACACTTCAGTCTCCAAACAGATCCAAAGGCACAAGCAGCCCACTACTACAACGGAGAACAGCTCCCAGCTCCTCCAGTCCCCAGACCTCCCGCAAGGCCACAAAGAGCCCCAAAGTATCCCGCAAACTGGACCCTCAGAACTCAACCTAA
- the alpk3b gene encoding alpha-protein kinase 3 isoform X4, giving the protein MSSRRQMNRSLSSDGRSYYSASDIPSQNRSAGCRSYLSSVRSESSYAGHRFSQFKPSRSTLCSVMAQLTEEIQPTFESTLKSKAVSEDTNVKFSCVISGYPVPEVTWYKDDIQLDRYCGLPKYEISRDDKTHTLQIYNCTLEDAAIYQASAQNSRGIVSCSGVLEVGTMSEYKIHQNYFAKLKLRNENRRQEQEEQRNIGKENVPAAFEQDRMSSPERAQRKRRSPMETGAIEAIPSEEKVMEVDALSQTPPVEDRLAAPVQVSAAAPFHGISNSEMIANRDKDSEGLTYIRDTVHNASSKQTNEHYVKKKLKISTAATERSKENRPTGRREEMMNEKVTSNEKMEVQNTVAQIASETESRKKMDITDMKMNEKQSVKVNKSVSEESKRAKGAQITTVIESKNKMDITDRKMNEKQSIKVNKSVSEKSKRAQGAQITSVNESKTKMVITDIKTNEKQSVKVNKSAAEESKRAQGAQIASVTESRTKMDITDRKINEKQSVKVNKSAAEESKRAQGAQIASVTESRTKMDVTDRKINEKQSVKVNKSASEESKRAQGAHISSVAESRTEMVIMDTKTNEKQSVKVNKSAPEESKRAEDAQITSVTESRNEMDIRDRKTNEKQSVKVNKSASEESKRAEGAHIFSVTESRTEMVIMDTKTNEKQSVKVNKSALEESKRAEDAQITSVIESRKKMDITDTRKSEKQSENAKESPSESKTAQKPIATQKRPALKVSMTNQTNKVVENSKLTESSDKGTLNLQLQALDTIQNSNPRFIDNKLMDLDDHGNRNPAAGDTHTEPTEPPIHEDIPPFHKEVAKKLKGQPPLMCEVTASVTDTLSSCHLPSQGQKLRAGDHTVASTKSSTLVTGPQNTQPSEKISSGQVSHMLHDGQVTTAMSSSLGDDTLTSVCEKDSKAENQLVKESDKPKGETKPVSMSLNSMEENEMTNINTNTNVHVQNSISKEELTTNSNHSTNQVIVTEFVQIGMLKSNVVQPQTTNSSSISKVEIKVTTAGECESSSLVATDSVAKIDTQEQSKVTTFEVPVSTDHKMQSYSAKKGSDHSGPSTFLSQHSKASPTEFTIPAIYITDVDSTSQNSTDKTLCKSAINKSDIVQIRTEANAVNSNVTNSNTVSQTSTLIHSDRTNTTNKTTAILEFEGLCDEKFDLSLRSQTSEVNKPDQQPLSQENLIQGPESSHCSTENVATGFIRLSEVTTQRHNADKSTKTNESDLIETSRLPKTDLNLKTDSDSFIKQLKSAALDLEMSNKSSTVAVFDAATHKDNVKYGEEENSAVKVTIPLKNTDQQDNPTAAHSEPATKTNQKTTLPSTKTEISEIGMAVCLEEANRDAYQEDKLSLKTQPESLLQSVSNSPLKTPLETYSPRLTRKSVPADLPKPAGNEDIKPKSTEKDKENQFKVPQVIRKIRPEVFDASGHLKLWCQFFNIVSDSTIKWYKDEVEIAEIKRSAGDETQVCLAIIRMSKRDCGVYRCTITNDYGKDSTEYLLSAEFLSNMFLREELQEVGEEIEMTPLIFSKGLADAGCWGSKFYGRVTTEEAQVGMGCEHKTRRLKVIYGLDPVFESGSSCFMKVRSPIAYESREETVLAERNLQITKQECRIQNMAREYFKIFAAETRVIESFGAALEVIPLYFLYWPGSSVPYATVEAELKGVYMRYCGLDRTGSLVLNEKLEVGQKCSSLQHWIHQWTNGNVLFSRLDGIRGFPVKLIRRFLSSFTFSISVITFVVS; this is encoded by the exons GAGCACTCTCTGCAGTGTCATGGCTCAATTAACTGAGGAGATACAGCCAACATTTGAGTCCACCTTAAAATCCAAAGCTGTGTCTGAAGACACTAACGTCAAGTTCAGCTGTGTGATCTCAG GCTACCCAGTCCCTGAAGTGACATGGTACAAAGATGACATACAGCTTGACAGATACTGCGGCCTTCCCAAATATGAAATTTCACGTGATgacaagacacacacactccaaaTATACAA CTGTACTCTGGAGGATGCTGCAATTTACCAAGCATCAGCCCAGAACAGTCGAGGCATTGTGTCATGTTCAGGTGTATTGGAGGTCGGAACAATGAGCGAGTATAAGATTCATCAAAATTACTTTGCGAAGCTTAAACTGCGAAACGAGAACCGTCGCCAAGAGCAGGAGGAGCAGCGCAATATAGGCAAAGAGAATGTCCCAGCAGCCTTTGAGCAGGACAGGATGAGCAGTCCTGAAAGAGCCCAGAGAAAACGCAGGTCCCCCATGGAGACCGGGGCCATAGAGGCAATCCCTTCAGAAGAGAAAGTCATGGAGGTGGATGCTCTCAGTCAAACACCTCCAGTAGAGGACAGACTAGCTGCTCCTGTTCAAGTGTCAGCAGCAGCACCTTTCCATGGCATCTCAAACTCTGAAATGATCGCGAACAGAGACAAAGACAGCGAGGGGCTAACATACATCCGTGATACTGTGCATAATGCCTCCAGCAAACAGACCAACGAGCATTATGTCAAGAAGAAGCTCAAAATTTCAACAGCTGCAACAGAGAGAAGCAAGGAAAACAGACCAACTGGAAGAAGGGAAGAGATGATGAATGAGAAAGTGACTTCCAATGAGAAGATGGAGGTACAGAACACAGTCGCTCAGATCGCCTCAGAGACTGAATctagaaaaaaaatggacataacagacatgaaaatgaatgaaaagcaGTCAGTAAAAGTAAACAAAAGTGTCTCAGAAGAATCAAAGAGGGCTAAAGGTGCTCAGATCACCACTGTGATtgaatctaaaaataaaatggacataacagacagaaaaatgaatgaaaagcagtcaataaaagtaaacaaaagtGTCTCAGAAAAATCAAAGAGAGCTCAAGGTGCTCAGATCACCTCAGTGAATGAATCTAAAACCAAAATGGTCATAACGGATATAAAAACGAATGAAAAACAGTCAGTAAAAGTAAACAAAAGTGCCGCCGAAGAATCAAAGAGAGCTCAAGGTGCTCAGATTGCTTCAGTGACTGAATCTAGAACCAAAATGGATATaacagacagaaaaataaatgaaaaacagtcagtgaaagtgAACAAAAGTGCCGCCGAAGAATCAAAGAGAGCTCAAGGTGCTCAGATTGCCTCAGTGACCGAATCTAGAACCAAAATGGATGTaacagacagaaaaataaatgaaaaacagtcagtgaaagtgAACAAAAGTGCCTCAGAAGAATCAAAGAGAGCTCAAGGTGCTCATATTTCCTCAGTGGCTGAATCTAGAACCGAAATGGTCATAATGGACACAAAAACGAATGAAAAACAGTCAGTAAAAGTAAACAAAAGTGCCCCTGAAGAATCAAAGAGAGCTGAGGATGCTCAGATCACCTCAGTGACTGAATCTAGAAATGAAATGGACATAAGAGACAGAAAAACGAATGAAAAGCAGTCAGTAAAAGTAAACAAAAGTGCCTCAGAAGAATCAAAGAGAGCTGAAGGTGCTCATATTTTCTCAGTGACTGAATCTAGAACCGAAATGGTCATAATGGACACAAAAACGAATGAAAAACAGTCAGTAAAAGTAAACAAAAGTGCCCTTGAAGAATCAAAGAGAGCTGAGGATGCTCAGATCACCTCAGTGATTGAATCTAGAAAGAAAATGGACATAACAGACACAAGAAagagtgaaaaacagtcagagaATGCAAAGGAAAGTCCTTCAGAATCAAAGACAGCTCAAAAGCCCATTGCAACCCAGAAACGACCGGCGTTGAAGGTTTCCATGACAAACCAGACAAACAAGGTGGTCGAAAACTCGAAGCTAACAGAATCATCTGACAAAGGGACATTAAACCTCCAACTTCAAGCTCTAGATACTATCCAGAACAGTAATCCCAGATTTATAGACAACAAGCTCATGGATTTGGATGACCACGGGAATAGAAATCCA GCTGCAGGCGATACCCACACTGAGCCCACAGAGCCACCAATTCATGAAGATATTCCTCCTTTTCATAAAGAAGTGGCCAAGAAGTTAAAGGGGCAACCCCCATTGATGTGTGAGGTCACTGCGAGTGTTACAGACACACTCAGTTCCTGCCACCTTCCATCACAAGGACAGAAGTTGAGAGCAGGTGACCACACTGTGGCATCAACAAAGAGCAGTACACTTGTCACTGGGCCTCAAAACACTCAGCCGAGTGAGAAAATCTCCTCAGGTCAGGTTTCACACATGCTTCATGATGGCCAAGTTACAACAGCTATGAGTTCCTCATTAGGAGATGACACATTAACCAGTGTGTGTGAGAAGGACAGCAAAGCTGAAAACCAACTTGTCAAAGAGTCTGACAAACCTAAGGGTGAAACAAAACCTGTGTCTATGTCTTTGAACAGTATGGAAGAAAATGAGATgacaaacataaatacaaatacaaatgtgCACGTACAGAACAGCATTTCAAAAGAAGAATTAACGACAAACTCAAACCATTCCACAAATCAAGTCATTGTCACAGAGTTTGTACAAATTGGCATGTTAAAATCTAATGTGGTGCAACCACAGACCACGAATAGCTCCTCTATTtctaaagttgaaataaaagttACTACAGCCGGAGAGTGTGAGAGCTCTTCTCTAGTAGCTACAGACAGTGTTGCTAAAATAGACACACAGGAACAATCTAAAGTTACCACATTTGAAGTACCTGTATCAACCGATCACAAGATGCAGAGTTACTCTGCAAAAAAAGGCAGTGATCATTCTGGCCCCTCTACATTCCTCTCCCAACATTCAAAAGCTTCACCAACAGAATTTACCATTCCTGCAATATATATTACAGATGTGGACAGCACATCTCAAAATAGTACAGACAAAACTTTATGCAAGAGTGCTATTAATAAATCAGATATTGTTCAAATCAGAACTGAAGCAAATGCAGTAAACTCCAATGTGACAAATAGCAACACTGTCAGTCAAACAAGTACACTTATTCATTCTGATCGCACAAACACCACAAACAAAACCACAGCCATTTTGGAATTTGAAGGTCTGTGTGATGAGAAGTTTGATCTTTCCCTACGTTCACAAACTTCTGAAGTCAACAAGCCTGATCAACAGCCACTAAGTCAAGAAAACCTGATTCAAGGACCTGAATCAAGTCATTGTTCCACTGAGAATGTTGCAACAGGTTTTATTAGGCTATCAGAGGTTACTACGCAACGTCACAATGCCGACAAAAGCACAAAGACAAATGAGTCTGACTTAATTGAAACCAGTCGTCTTCCAAAAACAGATCTAAATCTGAAAACTGATTCTGACTCCTTCATAAAACAATTGAAATCGGCTGCATTGGACCTTGAGATGTCAAATAAAAGTTCCACCGTAGCGGTGTTCGATGCTGCAACGCATAAAGACAACGTtaaatatggggaggaagaaaatTCTGCAGTGAAGGTAACAATCCCACTGAAGAATACAGACCAACAGGACAACCCTACTGCTGCCCACAGTGAACCTGCCACCAAGACGAATCAAAAGACTACACTCCCCAGCACTAAAACAGAGATAAGTGAAATAGGAATGGCCGTATGTCTTGAAGAAGCAAATAGAGATGCATATCAGGAGGACAAATTATCTTTGAAAACACAACCTGAATCTTTGTTACAATCAGTCAGTAACTCACCATTGAAGACGCCATTAGAAACTTACTCCCCTCGTCTCACCCGGAAGAGTGTCCCGGCTGACCTCCCAAAGCCTGCGGGAAATGAAGACATTAAGCCCAAATCAACagagaaagacaaagaaaacCAGTTCAAAG TTCCACAGGTTATCCGTAAAATCCGACCAGAGGTGTTTGACGCGTCTGGACATCTGAAACTCTGGTGTCAGTTTTTCAACATAGTAAGTGACTCAACAATAAAGTGGTACAAGGATGAGGTGGAAATCGCAGAGATAAAGAGAAG tgCAGGAGATGAGACTCAGGTGTGCTTGGCTATTATACGGATGTCCAAAAGAGACTGTGGTGTTTACAGATGCACAATTACCAATGACTATGGCAAAGATTCCACAGAGTATCTTCTCAGTGCAGAGT TTCTTTCCAATATGTTTCTGCGTGAGGAGCTCCAGGAAG TTGGGGAGGAGATTGAGATGACTCCTCTGATCTTTAGTAAAGGTCTTGCTGATGCAGGCTGCTGGGGCTCAAAGTTCTACGGCCGTGTCACAACAGAAGAAGCTCAGGTCGGAATGGGATGTGAGCACAAAACCAGACGGCTGAAGGTGATCTACGGGTTAGATCCTGTGTTTGAGTCGGGCAGCTCATGCTTTATGAAAGTGCGGAGCCCTATTGCATATGAGAGCAGAGAGGAGACGGTTTTGGCTGAAAGGAATCTCCAAATCACAAAACAG GAATGTAGAATTCAGAACATGGCCAGAGAGTACTTCAAGATCTTTGCTGCAGAGACAAGAGTGATAGAGAGCTTTGGTGCAGCACTGGA GGTAATCCCTCTATACTTCCTGTACTGGCCAGGAAGCAGTGTTCCTTATGCAACAGTGGAGGCAGAGCTTAAGGGTGTCTATATGCGGTATTGTGGATTGGATCGTACTGGGTCACTGGTATTAAACGAGAAATTAGAGGTGGGACAAAAATGTTcttctctccagcactggatCCACCAGTGGACCAATGGAAATGTGCTGTTTTCCAGACTTGATG GTATCAGGGGTTTCCCTGTGAAGCTAATCCGAAGGTTTTTGAGCAGTTTCACATTCAGCATCAGTGTAATTACTTTTGTGGTCTCTTAA